In Dehalococcoidia bacterium, a single window of DNA contains:
- a CDS encoding HD domain-containing phosphohydrolase, translating to MASGRIWIVAGAALLAPLALLAVFRAFTEADRLIMGDGLHFWSVGVTALAAAVACAIVVASARSLRETRLLFLALAFMSIGGVFSIHGLLTPGVLVHQFHPALVVSSWVSILCGSVFVAMSAMTLPQAFDRGVRRAGTTIFAWATVAIATYIAMSFAYPGWLDWAPTDDRTVQYFLTALATGLFAFGALRYWQAYQFARLPSQGAMVVALVLLAQVPAILLWGVVWHASWWMYHVVYGAAFCVLFAGWAVEVRRAGSLKVISEGLSMRDALSQLARGQDAHVLELVDAIEAKDHATLGHVRRVSAYALSIGRKLGLSAPELRSLAIAAELHDVGKIGVPDWILGKPSKLTEEEFAEIKKHTGRGYEIATRIDVLREIAPVIRAHHERMNGSGYPDALRGDDIPMAARIIAVADTYDAMTSTRPYRPAMTHDAAIAELRRVSGVELDARCVDAFLSSLDEELAAAA from the coding sequence ATGGCAAGCGGACGCATATGGATTGTGGCTGGTGCTGCCCTGCTCGCACCGCTGGCGCTGCTGGCGGTGTTCCGGGCGTTCACCGAAGCTGACCGCCTGATCATGGGCGACGGCCTGCACTTCTGGTCGGTCGGCGTTACGGCACTCGCCGCAGCCGTCGCGTGCGCCATCGTCGTGGCTTCCGCGCGGTCGCTTCGGGAGACGCGGCTGCTGTTCCTGGCGCTCGCATTTATGTCAATCGGCGGCGTCTTCTCGATTCACGGCCTGCTGACGCCGGGCGTCCTCGTACACCAGTTCCACCCCGCGCTTGTCGTTTCGAGCTGGGTGAGCATCCTCTGCGGCTCGGTGTTCGTCGCGATGAGCGCGATGACGCTGCCGCAGGCCTTCGACCGCGGCGTCCGCCGCGCCGGCACGACGATCTTCGCCTGGGCGACCGTCGCCATCGCCACCTACATTGCGATGAGCTTCGCGTACCCGGGCTGGCTCGACTGGGCGCCGACCGACGACCGCACGGTGCAGTACTTCCTGACGGCGCTCGCGACCGGGCTGTTCGCGTTTGGCGCGCTGCGCTACTGGCAGGCATACCAGTTCGCGCGGCTTCCATCGCAGGGCGCGATGGTGGTGGCGCTCGTGCTGCTCGCGCAGGTGCCGGCGATCCTGCTCTGGGGCGTCGTCTGGCACGCGTCGTGGTGGATGTATCACGTCGTCTACGGCGCGGCGTTCTGCGTGCTGTTCGCCGGCTGGGCGGTCGAAGTGCGGCGCGCCGGCTCGCTGAAGGTGATCTCCGAAGGGCTTTCGATGCGCGACGCGCTCTCGCAACTGGCGCGCGGGCAGGACGCGCACGTGCTGGAGCTGGTCGACGCGATCGAGGCGAAGGACCACGCGACGCTCGGCCACGTCCGGCGCGTGAGCGCGTACGCACTCTCGATCGGTCGGAAGCTCGGGCTTTCGGCGCCGGAACTGCGCTCGCTGGCGATCGCGGCCGAACTGCACGACGTCGGCAAGATCGGCGTGCCGGACTGGATCCTGGGCAAGCCGTCGAAGCTCACGGAAGAAGAGTTCGCCGAGATCAAGAAGCACACCGGCCGCGGCTACGAGATCGCCACGCGCATCGACGTCCTGCGCGAGATCGCGCCCGTGATCCGCGCGCACCACGAGCGCATGAACGGCAGTGGCTACCCGGACGCCCTGCGCGGCGACGACATTCCGATGGCGGCGCGCATCATCGCCGTCGCCGACACGTACGACGCGATGACGTCGACGCGGCCGTACCGCCCGGCGATGACGCACGACGCAGCGATCGCCGAACTGCGGCGCGTCAGCGGCGTGGAACTGGACGCGCGGTGCGTCGATGCGTTCCTGTCGTCGTTGGATGAAGAGTTGGCGGCCGCGGCGTAG
- a CDS encoding Vms1/Ankzf1 family peptidyl-tRNA hydrolase — MAIERTHEPKQRVLATLPPDGSAGRTVYANPGDALSLTAVIDPDDAARLEEIAAASDTGSVLFEHAGGVTLVVPPFRLDRDGAFDEVHVAPLVESLERQRAYAVFLLRLGGFAVGFFRGNKLVDSKVDQRFVKNKHRKGGQSSTRFARIRDKQVHELFEKACETSHEKLTPYDDEIEHVLLGGDRRTLLAFRKECSYFERFGDRLLSRILAAHGDPRLAMLESMPREVTSSDVYTVST; from the coding sequence ATGGCCATCGAGCGCACTCACGAGCCGAAGCAGCGCGTGCTGGCGACACTGCCCCCCGACGGCAGCGCCGGCCGCACCGTGTATGCGAATCCCGGCGACGCTCTCTCGCTGACGGCCGTCATCGATCCCGACGACGCTGCCCGGCTCGAGGAGATCGCTGCGGCGTCGGACACGGGATCGGTCCTGTTCGAACATGCGGGCGGCGTGACGCTCGTCGTGCCGCCCTTCCGGCTCGACCGCGACGGCGCCTTCGACGAGGTCCACGTCGCGCCGCTCGTCGAATCGCTTGAGCGCCAGCGGGCGTACGCGGTCTTCCTGCTGCGCCTCGGCGGCTTTGCCGTCGGCTTCTTTCGCGGCAACAAGCTCGTCGACTCGAAGGTCGACCAGCGCTTCGTGAAGAACAAGCATCGCAAGGGCGGCCAATCCTCGACGCGCTTCGCCCGCATCCGCGACAAGCAGGTACACGAACTGTTCGAGAAGGCGTGCGAGACGTCGCACGAGAAGCTGACGCCGTACGATGACGAGATCGAACATGTGCTGCTGGGCGGCGACCGTCGCACGCTGCTCGCGTTTCGCAAAGAGTGCTCCTACTTCGAGCGCTTCGGCGACCGCCTGCTGTCGCGCATATTGGCGGCGCACGGCGACCCGCGGCTCGCGATGCTCGAATCCATGCCCCGCGAGGTCACGTCGTCAGACGTCTACACCGTCTCAACCTGA
- a CDS encoding HAD family hydrolase: MAIKSVLFDLGDTLWHFPKMPSTDHIRMETVRRVGDTVKSWGVPFEGELRFLGRDIRLGIEKADRAAYESDCVSPDFNEAVRQIVAGKGVDITHEQAAQLWDAWNLGGLMLGRTMFDDAYPVLDWLRDRGIRLGVVTNRVFGGPRFAEEMRELRLDTYFESVAVSCDLGYMKPHPQIFQHVIDEMKIDPRETAMVGDSLRADVAAAQTLGMTAIWRRVHNADPPHEKEQVGEGPPQQGKPGATRAETGRALGEWGGGEGVTPDYTIWTLTELTQLPIFP; encoded by the coding sequence ATGGCGATCAAAAGCGTCCTGTTCGACCTCGGCGACACGCTCTGGCACTTCCCGAAGATGCCGTCGACCGACCACATCCGCATGGAGACCGTGCGGCGCGTCGGCGACACCGTGAAGTCGTGGGGCGTGCCCTTCGAAGGTGAACTGCGCTTCCTCGGCCGCGACATCCGCCTCGGCATCGAGAAGGCCGACCGCGCCGCCTACGAGTCCGACTGCGTCAGCCCCGACTTCAACGAGGCGGTCCGCCAGATCGTCGCCGGCAAGGGGGTCGATATCACGCACGAGCAGGCGGCGCAGCTCTGGGACGCCTGGAACCTCGGCGGCCTGATGCTGGGCCGCACCATGTTTGATGACGCCTACCCGGTGCTCGACTGGCTGCGTGACCGCGGCATCCGTCTCGGCGTCGTGACGAACCGCGTGTTCGGTGGGCCGCGCTTCGCCGAGGAGATGCGCGAACTGCGCCTCGACACCTACTTCGAGTCGGTCGCGGTCTCGTGCGACCTGGGCTACATGAAGCCGCATCCGCAGATCTTCCAGCACGTCATCGACGAGATGAAGATCGATCCAAGGGAGACCGCGATGGTCGGCGACTCGCTCCGCGCCGACGTCGCCGCGGCGCAGACGCTCGGCATGACCGCCATCTGGCGACGCGTCCACAATGCCGACCCGCCGCACGAAAAGGAGCAGGTCGGCGAAGGCCCGCCGCAGCAGGGTAAGCCCGGCGCCACTCGCGCCGAGACCGGCCGCGCGCTCGGCGAGTGGGGCGGCGGCGAAGGCGTCACGCCCGATTACACAATCTGGACCCTCACGGAGCTGACACAGCTCCCGATCTTTCCGTAA
- the argH gene encoding argininosuccinate lyase, which translates to MVQHAGPPPAGRGAGKRGKSAPQSLNGARQKPWGGRFEQPTDALVEAYTASIAADARLLPYDIAGSIAHARMLGRQRIIPKKDADAIVRGLVEIMDEYARGEFVLRPDLEDVHMNVETRLAEKIGPVAGKLHTARSRNDQVATDFRMYAKDAVERAAAGLLALQSALLDLAEANRTAVMPGYTHLQRAQPVLFAHHMLAYVEMFARDHTRFCFAHLMVDQSPLGSGALAGVPYPVDRASVAEELDFSDVTANSIDAVSDRDFVVDFISAAALTMVHASRLAEEVVLWSSAEFAFIRLPDAFATGSSIMPQKKNPDVAELARGRTGRVTGQLVNVLTMLKGLPLAYNRDLQEDKPALFDAEDTLLATLDVLAAMLPRIEVDAKRARKAAVANYSLATDLADYLVRKGLPFRDAHEAVGKLVRYAESNGVELQMLTLEDMRRFSPLFDKDALGIDVMASLRSRDVPGGTAPRQVAAALRRARKRIDALAPKPAVAPKKKRSRPR; encoded by the coding sequence TTGGTTCAACATGCTGGTCCGCCGCCAGCCGGTCGCGGTGCAGGCAAGCGTGGCAAGTCCGCCCCGCAGTCCCTGAACGGCGCCCGCCAGAAGCCCTGGGGCGGCCGCTTCGAGCAGCCGACCGATGCGCTCGTCGAAGCGTATACCGCGTCGATCGCCGCCGATGCGCGCCTGCTTCCGTACGACATCGCCGGCTCGATCGCGCACGCCCGCATGCTCGGACGCCAGCGCATCATCCCGAAGAAAGACGCCGACGCGATCGTCCGCGGGCTCGTCGAGATCATGGATGAGTACGCGCGCGGCGAGTTTGTGCTGCGCCCCGACCTCGAAGACGTGCACATGAACGTCGAGACGCGTCTTGCCGAGAAGATCGGCCCGGTCGCTGGCAAGCTGCACACCGCGCGTTCGCGCAACGACCAGGTCGCGACCGACTTCCGCATGTACGCGAAGGACGCCGTCGAACGCGCCGCGGCGGGGCTCCTCGCGCTGCAGTCCGCGCTGCTCGACCTCGCCGAGGCGAACCGCACAGCCGTCATGCCCGGCTACACGCATTTGCAGCGCGCGCAGCCCGTGCTCTTCGCGCATCACATGCTCGCGTACGTCGAGATGTTCGCGCGCGACCACACGCGCTTTTGCTTCGCGCACCTGATGGTGGACCAGTCACCGCTGGGCAGCGGCGCCCTCGCCGGCGTGCCGTATCCCGTCGACCGCGCGTCCGTCGCCGAGGAGTTGGACTTCAGCGACGTGACGGCGAACAGCATCGACGCGGTGTCCGACCGTGATTTCGTCGTCGACTTCATCAGCGCCGCCGCGCTCACAATGGTACACGCGTCGCGCCTCGCCGAAGAGGTGGTGTTGTGGTCGAGCGCCGAGTTCGCGTTCATCCGCCTGCCCGATGCGTTCGCCACCGGCTCGAGCATCATGCCGCAGAAGAAGAACCCCGACGTCGCCGAACTGGCGCGCGGGCGCACTGGCCGCGTCACCGGCCAGCTCGTCAACGTGCTGACGATGCTCAAGGGGCTGCCGCTCGCCTACAACCGCGACCTGCAAGAAGACAAGCCAGCCCTCTTCGACGCCGAGGACACGCTGTTGGCGACGCTCGACGTGCTCGCCGCGATGCTCCCGCGCATCGAGGTCGATGCGAAGCGCGCGCGCAAGGCCGCAGTCGCGAACTACTCGCTCGCCACGGACCTCGCCGACTACCTGGTGCGCAAGGGGCTGCCGTTCCGCGACGCGCACGAGGCCGTCGGCAAGCTCGTCCGCTACGCCGAGAGCAACGGCGTCGAATTGCAGATGCTGACGCTCGAAGACATGCGACGCTTCTCGCCGCTGTTCGACAAGGACGCGCTCGGCATCGACGTCATGGCGTCGCTGCGCTCGCGCGACGTGCCCGGCGGCACGGCGCCGCGACAGGTCGCCGCCGCGCTGCGCCGCGCCCGCAAGCGCATCGATGCGCTCGCCCCGAAGCCGGCCGTCGCGCCGAAGAAGAAGCGATCGCGCCCGCGATGA
- a CDS encoding metalloregulator ArsR/SmtB family transcription factor → MATATAERQPEVFGAISHPARRRMLDLLAEGDRPVNALAGHFDMSRPAVSQHLRILLDAGLVSEQRHGRERRYRLAPEGLGAVRDWIAHYERFWDEHLQRLQQQLTKGSEQ, encoded by the coding sequence ATGGCCACTGCGACTGCCGAGCGCCAACCCGAGGTCTTCGGCGCGATCAGCCATCCGGCGCGGCGTCGCATGCTCGATCTCCTCGCAGAGGGCGACCGCCCCGTCAACGCGCTCGCCGGGCACTTCGACATGAGCCGGCCCGCCGTCTCGCAGCACCTCCGCATCCTGCTCGATGCCGGTCTCGTGAGCGAACAACGTCACGGCCGCGAGCGTCGCTATCGGCTGGCGCCCGAGGGGCTCGGCGCCGTGCGGGACTGGATCGCGCACTACGAGCGGTTCTGGGACGAACACCTGCAGCGTCTTCAGCAACAACTGACGAAAGGGAGCGAACAATGA
- the rpe gene encoding ribulose-phosphate 3-epimerase — protein sequence MSIKLAPSVLTADFGQIADQIRAAEAGGADMIHLDVMDGHFVPPITFGPIVVEAVRKVTRLPLDIHLMIANPERQFEAFIEAGGDTINFHVEATAHADRLLRSIHAMRKRAGICINPATPLAAIEDVLDVADQVMVMMINPGWGGQKLLPSMLDKVRRLRAMLAMRGVAPEVELDGGVKAHNVATCIEAGADILVCGSSVFNSEASPQTNLRMLREAASKVRA from the coding sequence ATGAGCATCAAGCTCGCACCGTCGGTCCTCACCGCAGACTTCGGCCAGATCGCCGACCAGATCCGCGCCGCCGAGGCGGGTGGCGCCGACATGATCCACCTCGACGTCATGGACGGACACTTTGTGCCGCCGATCACGTTCGGCCCCATCGTCGTCGAGGCCGTGCGCAAGGTGACGCGCCTGCCGCTCGATATCCACCTGATGATCGCGAACCCCGAGCGCCAGTTCGAAGCGTTCATCGAGGCCGGCGGCGACACGATCAACTTCCACGTCGAAGCGACCGCGCACGCCGACCGGCTGCTGCGCAGCATCCACGCCATGCGCAAGCGCGCCGGCATCTGCATCAACCCCGCGACGCCGCTCGCCGCGATCGAAGACGTGCTCGACGTCGCCGACCAGGTGATGGTGATGATGATCAACCCGGGCTGGGGCGGCCAGAAGCTGCTGCCGTCGATGCTCGACAAAGTGCGCCGCCTGCGCGCGATGCTCGCCATGCGCGGCGTCGCGCCGGAGGTCGAACTGGACGGCGGCGTCAAGGCGCACAACGTCGCCACCTGCATCGAAGCGGGCGCCGACATCCTCGTCTGCGGCTCGAGCGTCTTCAACAGCGAAGCCTCGCCGCAAACCAACCTCCGGATGCTCCGCGAAGCTGCATCGAAGGTGCGGGCGTAG
- a CDS encoding P63C domain-containing protein — MVVGRARGGVARAKSLTQEERNKIARRAAAARWQQELPQAVCGSPDRPIRIGEVEIQCYVLEDGTRVLSQAGFLEALGRHRKANVRKEGEEQLPAILQGKAIRPFIPDEVVEKSRPITFHTPSGSRASGYRAELLPLVCDIYLRANDAGALPHQQRPVARQAEILVRGLAHTGIIALVDEATGFQELRAKDALARILEAFVAKEIQAWVQTFPDDYYRHLFRLRGLDYPADSVRRPQYFGHLTNDFIYKRLAPGVLDELKKVTPRTEDGRPKHRYFQRLTSNLGYPKLREHLGSVVTLMKLSGDWKDFQAKLDRIHPRYDATLPMVIEFDDDDGKGL; from the coding sequence ATGGTGGTCGGAAGAGCGAGGGGCGGAGTCGCGAGAGCGAAGAGCCTTACACAAGAGGAGCGCAACAAGATCGCACGGCGGGCGGCGGCTGCCAGGTGGCAGCAAGAGCTGCCGCAGGCCGTGTGTGGATCGCCGGACCGACCGATCAGAATCGGAGAAGTCGAGATCCAGTGCTACGTGTTGGAGGACGGCACACGTGTCCTATCCCAGGCGGGGTTCCTTGAGGCGCTCGGTCGCCACCGAAAGGCCAACGTCCGCAAGGAAGGAGAAGAGCAGCTACCGGCAATCCTACAAGGAAAGGCGATCCGTCCGTTCATCCCCGACGAGGTTGTGGAGAAAAGCAGGCCCATCACGTTTCACACGCCGAGTGGGAGCCGCGCGAGTGGTTATCGCGCCGAGTTGCTGCCTTTGGTCTGTGACATCTATCTGCGAGCGAACGATGCCGGGGCCCTGCCCCATCAGCAACGGCCTGTTGCACGGCAGGCCGAAATCCTCGTTCGAGGTCTGGCCCACACCGGGATCATCGCACTTGTCGATGAGGCCACCGGATTTCAAGAACTCCGCGCTAAGGATGCATTGGCGCGCATTCTGGAGGCGTTCGTCGCGAAGGAGATTCAAGCGTGGGTGCAAACCTTCCCCGACGACTACTACCGGCATCTATTCAGACTTCGAGGGTTGGATTACCCGGCTGACTCGGTGCGCAGACCACAATACTTCGGGCACCTCACGAACGATTTTATCTACAAGCGCCTAGCACCCGGCGTGCTCGACGAACTCAAGAAGGTGACGCCCAGGACAGAGGACGGGCGACCCAAGCATCGCTACTTTCAGCGACTAACATCCAATCTCGGTTATCCCAAGTTGCGCGAGCACTTGGGCTCGGTTGTGACACTCATGAAGTTGAGTGGAGACTGGAAAGACTTTCAGGCCAAGCTCGATCGGATTCACCCAAGGTACGACGCAACGTTGCCGATGGTGATCGAGTTCGATGACGACGACGGTAAGGGCCTGTAG
- a CDS encoding plastocyanin/azurin family copper-binding protein has product MTFRLEDDAAHGRTRIIGALGGAGMRKVVIGIALVAGLLFAGCGGVDVPDHPDPLGHRPETTHELRVQARAATFIPAELTVKVGATTQLTFENVDEAEHDFQIDQIDVDVMEGEVEHEAGHESGDLVVHTQGGETDTITFVINEPGTYDFYCTLPGHKDAGMAGTLEATS; this is encoded by the coding sequence GTGACGTTCCGTCTGGAGGATGATGCAGCGCATGGACGAACCCGTATCATTGGCGCACTGGGAGGCGCAGGCATGCGTAAGGTCGTGATCGGAATCGCGCTGGTGGCCGGGTTACTCTTCGCCGGATGCGGTGGTGTCGACGTGCCGGATCATCCCGATCCCCTGGGTCATCGACCTGAGACCACCCACGAGCTGCGCGTTCAGGCCAGGGCGGCGACGTTCATTCCGGCGGAACTCACCGTGAAGGTCGGCGCGACGACGCAGCTAACATTCGAGAACGTCGATGAGGCCGAGCACGACTTCCAGATTGACCAGATCGATGTTGATGTGATGGAAGGCGAAGTCGAACACGAAGCCGGGCACGAGAGCGGCGACCTGGTGGTCCACACGCAGGGCGGCGAAACGGATACCATCACGTTCGTGATCAACGAGCCGGGCACGTATGACTTCTACTGCACCCTCCCGGGCCACAAGGACGCAGGTATGGCAGGGACACTCGAGGCGACATCGTAG
- a CDS encoding HIT domain-containing protein has translation MPNDACLFCRMASGEIDVPKLYDDDLVFAIRDINLRAPVHLLIIPKSHIDDARVVGDRQSATLGRMFAVSSALAEGEGLRERGYRIAFNVGEDAGMTVSHLHMHVLGGRRLGAEG, from the coding sequence ATGCCCAACGACGCCTGTCTGTTCTGTCGCATGGCGTCCGGCGAGATCGATGTCCCGAAGTTGTACGACGACGACCTGGTGTTCGCGATCCGCGACATCAATCTCCGCGCGCCGGTGCATCTGCTGATCATCCCGAAGAGTCACATCGACGACGCGCGCGTCGTCGGCGACCGGCAGTCGGCGACGCTGGGCCGCATGTTCGCGGTGTCGTCGGCGCTGGCGGAGGGCGAGGGGCTGCGGGAGCGGGGGTATCGCATCGCGTTCAACGTCGGCGAGGACGCAGGCATGACGGTGTCGCATCTGCACATGCATGTGCTGGGCGGGCGGCGGTTGGGGGCGGAGGGGTAG
- a CDS encoding alpha-amylase family glycosyl hydrolase yields the protein MDYLWWKHGIIYQIYPRSFMDSNADGIGDLAGVIERLDYLNDGTPASLGVDAIWFSPTFPSPMKDFGYDVSDYSGVHPDFGDLKTMDRLIGEAHKRGIRVLLDFVPNHSSNLHPWFIESRSSKDSQKRDWYVWRDAKPDGSPPNNWIAAFGGPAWEWDQKTQQYYLHSFLVEQPDLNWRNPDVERAMHDVLRFWMERGIDGFRIDVMDRIIKDEQLRDNPPETDERFRVLAQTMLQRHIYDRDWPDTFDAVKRIRRTVDEFPERMTIGEVFGPPENIVRYYGGEAADGLHLAFNFPLVRIFTERWRADHVRKRIDQFEAALPPSLWPNYVLGNHDVSRFASRVDGDGLGQARARVGAMLLLTLRGTPFIYYGEEIGMEDVDVPEAQLQDPARFFAKGRDPERTPMPWSRDGGFSRGATTWLPYGDLRVNVEDQAKDDGSLLSLYRRLIWFRRSSKALTHGDYAAVDGVPEGVFAYTRTHGDERLLVTLNFTNDAATFDLPDGMTRAEMIASTHGNAPAARRIELAPNEGRLLRA from the coding sequence TTGGACTACCTGTGGTGGAAGCACGGCATCATCTACCAGATCTATCCGCGCAGCTTCATGGACTCGAACGCCGATGGCATCGGCGACCTGGCGGGCGTCATCGAGCGTCTCGACTACCTGAACGACGGCACGCCGGCGTCGCTGGGCGTCGACGCCATCTGGTTCTCGCCGACGTTTCCTTCGCCGATGAAGGACTTCGGCTACGACGTCTCGGACTACAGCGGCGTCCACCCCGACTTCGGCGACCTGAAGACGATGGACCGCCTGATCGGAGAGGCGCACAAGCGCGGCATCCGCGTGCTGCTCGACTTCGTGCCGAATCACAGCTCGAACCTGCATCCGTGGTTCATCGAGTCACGCTCGTCGAAAGATTCGCAGAAGCGCGACTGGTACGTCTGGCGCGACGCCAAACCCGACGGCAGTCCGCCGAACAACTGGATCGCCGCGTTCGGCGGTCCGGCGTGGGAATGGGACCAGAAGACGCAGCAGTACTACCTGCACTCGTTCCTCGTCGAGCAGCCCGACCTCAACTGGCGCAATCCGGACGTCGAGCGCGCGATGCACGACGTGCTGCGCTTCTGGATGGAACGCGGCATCGACGGCTTCCGCATCGACGTCATGGACCGCATCATCAAGGACGAGCAACTGCGCGACAACCCGCCCGAGACCGACGAGCGTTTCCGCGTGCTGGCGCAGACCATGCTGCAGCGGCACATCTACGACCGCGACTGGCCCGATACCTTCGACGCGGTGAAGCGCATCCGCAGGACGGTCGACGAGTTCCCGGAGCGCATGACCATCGGTGAAGTGTTCGGGCCGCCGGAGAACATCGTGCGCTACTACGGCGGTGAGGCCGCCGATGGCCTGCACCTGGCCTTCAACTTTCCGCTCGTGCGCATCTTCACCGAACGCTGGCGCGCCGACCACGTGCGCAAGCGCATCGACCAGTTCGAGGCGGCGCTGCCGCCGTCGCTGTGGCCGAACTACGTGCTCGGCAACCACGACGTCTCCCGGTTCGCATCGCGCGTCGACGGCGACGGGCTGGGGCAGGCGCGCGCGCGGGTCGGCGCGATGCTGCTGCTGACGCTGCGCGGCACGCCATTCATCTACTACGGCGAAGAGATCGGCATGGAGGACGTCGACGTGCCGGAGGCGCAATTGCAGGATCCGGCGCGCTTCTTCGCGAAAGGGCGCGATCCGGAGCGCACGCCCATGCCATGGTCACGTGACGGCGGCTTCAGCCGCGGCGCGACGACGTGGCTTCCGTACGGCGACCTGCGCGTGAACGTCGAAGACCAGGCGAAAGATGACGGCTCGCTGCTGTCGCTGTACCGGCGGCTGATCTGGTTCCGCCGCTCGTCGAAGGCGCTGACGCACGGCGACTACGCCGCAGTCGACGGCGTGCCCGAGGGCGTCTTCGCGTACACCCGCACGCACGGCGATGAGCGGCTGCTCGTGACGCTGAACTTCACGAACGATGCGGCGACCTTCGACCTGCCGGATGGAATGACGCGGGCGGAGATGATCGCAAGCACGCACGGCAATGCGCCGGCTGCACGCCGGATCGAACTGGCGCCGAACGAAGGACGGCTGTTGCGGGCATAA
- a CDS encoding nucleotidyl transferase AbiEii/AbiGii toxin family protein, translating to MNFAQLPIEERQTFIAEAAARLGVSEVLVEKDFWVCWTLARIFGVPEIAPHLVFKGGTSLSKVFNAIKRFSEDIDLSISPGILGVEESTLWEAPSKKQRQQRVEALEIACIAYVRDDVQPKLRAAFRDVLNGYSEQWELRFELDGAVGSPNLLFSYPSAGTTPVSYFRKSVKLEFGSLCDQIPFDKHAITPLIQRVIDEPFDDFEILVIALEFGRTFWEKATILHAENHRPTDRPFRDRIARHYSDFAALWSHPLAGRAVENREMLRSVVRHKQMFFPSGWASYDTAQSPTMRLVPPKRRLRELETDYLAMQEMFLKAPPGFALVVEELQRAEIAINSS from the coding sequence ATGAATTTTGCTCAACTGCCAATAGAGGAGCGACAGACCTTCATCGCCGAGGCAGCAGCCCGCCTTGGCGTCTCCGAGGTTCTTGTTGAGAAGGACTTCTGGGTTTGCTGGACTCTGGCGCGGATATTCGGCGTTCCTGAGATCGCTCCGCACCTCGTGTTCAAGGGGGGAACGTCGCTTTCCAAGGTCTTCAATGCAATCAAACGTTTCTCTGAAGATATAGATCTCTCAATCTCGCCTGGGATTCTTGGAGTTGAGGAGAGCACCCTATGGGAGGCACCGTCAAAGAAGCAACGCCAACAGCGCGTGGAAGCATTGGAGATTGCATGCATCGCCTACGTCCGGGACGACGTGCAGCCGAAGCTAAGGGCGGCGTTCCGGGACGTGCTGAACGGCTATAGCGAACAGTGGGAGTTGAGGTTCGAACTTGACGGCGCTGTCGGATCGCCGAACCTCTTGTTCTCATATCCCTCCGCCGGGACAACACCCGTCTCCTACTTTCGGAAGAGCGTCAAACTTGAGTTTGGCTCTCTCTGCGATCAGATTCCGTTCGACAAGCACGCCATCACTCCTCTGATTCAGCGGGTAATTGATGAGCCATTCGACGACTTCGAGATCCTAGTGATCGCGCTTGAGTTCGGGCGCACATTCTGGGAAAAGGCAACGATACTTCATGCAGAGAACCATAGACCAACGGATCGTCCATTCCGCGATCGGATCGCACGTCACTATTCAGACTTCGCGGCTCTTTGGAGCCATCCGTTGGCGGGGCGGGCTGTTGAGAACCGCGAGATGCTGAGATCCGTGGTTCGACACAAGCAAATGTTCTTCCCGTCGGGCTGGGCGAGCTACGACACGGCTCAGTCACCCACGATGCGGTTAGTCCCACCGAAACGTAGGCTTCGCGAACTAGAGACTGATTACCTCGCTATGCAGGAGATGTTCCTGAAGGCGCCTCCTGGCTTTGCCTTGGTTGTCGAGGAGTTGCAGCGCGCAGAGATCGCGATTAATTCGTCCTAA